A stretch of the Desulfuribacillus alkaliarsenatis genome encodes the following:
- the miaB gene encoding tRNA (N6-isopentenyl adenosine(37)-C2)-methylthiotransferase MiaB, whose translation MEVKNRRKYLFRTYGCQMNEHDTEIMEGMLNELGYAPTTTEEDADFIIFNTCSVRENADNKVFGEIGRMKNLKRSNPNMLLALCGCMAQQQTVVDRILKSYPQVDMVFGTHNIHKLPELIEQAFLSKETIIDVWQTEGEIVENLPRARKDGLKAWVTIMYGCNNFCTYCIVPHTRGRERSRSFENIITEIKQLKDEGYKEVTLLGQNVNSYGNDLEDNVDFPTLLKEIDKIGINRIRFMTSHPKDFTDELMDVIKNSENICEQIHLPFQAGSDEVLKRMNRKHSREWYLDKINAIKNNIPNVALSTDIIVGFPGETDEQFEKTLDMVRQVEFDIAYTFIYSPRTGTPAANLEDNISLSDKKRRLQALIQTQNDISKKKNLEYVNKTVEVLVEGYSKTNTDKLTGRTRTNKVVNFFGEDTLIGQLVNIRIETAKTWSLEGVIDNDGK comes from the coding sequence ATGGAAGTTAAAAATAGAAGGAAATATTTGTTTAGAACCTATGGGTGTCAGATGAATGAACATGATACTGAGATAATGGAGGGTATGTTAAATGAGCTTGGATACGCTCCAACAACCACGGAAGAAGATGCGGATTTTATAATATTTAATACATGCTCAGTTCGTGAAAACGCAGATAATAAAGTTTTTGGTGAAATAGGTAGAATGAAAAATTTAAAGCGTTCTAATCCTAATATGCTGCTTGCTTTATGTGGTTGTATGGCTCAGCAACAGACTGTTGTTGATCGTATATTAAAATCTTATCCACAGGTAGATATGGTATTTGGAACGCATAACATACATAAGCTGCCAGAACTAATTGAGCAAGCATTTTTGAGTAAAGAGACAATTATAGATGTGTGGCAAACAGAAGGGGAAATAGTAGAAAATCTTCCAAGAGCTAGAAAGGACGGACTTAAAGCTTGGGTAACTATAATGTATGGCTGCAATAATTTTTGCACGTATTGTATAGTTCCACATACCCGCGGAAGGGAACGAAGTCGTTCTTTTGAAAACATAATAACTGAGATTAAGCAGCTAAAAGATGAAGGGTACAAAGAAGTTACCCTTTTAGGACAGAATGTTAATTCCTATGGCAATGACTTAGAAGATAACGTCGATTTTCCAACTTTACTTAAAGAAATAGACAAAATAGGTATTAATAGAATTAGGTTCATGACAAGCCATCCTAAAGATTTTACAGATGAACTGATGGATGTAATTAAAAATAGTGAAAATATCTGCGAGCAAATTCATTTGCCGTTTCAAGCAGGTAGTGACGAAGTCTTAAAACGCATGAACAGGAAACATTCACGTGAATGGTATTTAGATAAAATTAATGCTATTAAAAACAACATACCAAATGTAGCACTAAGCACAGATATTATCGTTGGGTTCCCAGGGGAAACAGATGAACAGTTTGAAAAAACATTAGATATGGTAAGACAGGTTGAATTTGACATTGCTTATACTTTTATATATTCCCCTAGAACTGGAACACCTGCCGCTAACTTAGAAGACAATATATCTCTAAGTGATAAAAAACGAAGGCTACAAGCACTAATACAAACACAAAATGATATCAGCAAAAAGAAGAATTTAGAATATGTTAATAAAACTGTCGAAGTACTTGTAGAAGGTTATAGTAAAACAAACACTGACAAATTAACGGGAAGAACTAGAACAAATAAAGTTGTAAACTTCTTTGGAGAAGATACTTTAATAGGTCAACTAGTTAATATTCGTATTGAAACTGCTAAGACTTGGAGCTTAGAAGGAGTTATTGATAATGATGGAAAATAA
- a CDS encoding tRNA (mnm(5)s(2)U34)-methyltransferase, which translates to MRKLLPVIQFAHLLAASKLQSGGNAIDATAGNGNDTLFLINHLSKNSKLYIFDIQEDAIRQTKQRLHEHLTQADFNKLNQRLFFYCAGHQDMDMYVKEQVKVIMFNLGYLPGSQSKIITKPYTTLNALKKGLKLLLPNGLVSIILYPGHDGGQEEADLVTDYVSRLNTYEFGVIQYNNINKEKAPYLIAIEKKR; encoded by the coding sequence ATGAGAAAACTATTACCCGTAATTCAGTTTGCACATCTACTTGCTGCTTCTAAGCTCCAATCAGGCGGTAATGCAATTGATGCTACAGCAGGAAATGGCAATGATACGTTGTTTTTAATCAATCATTTATCAAAAAACTCAAAGCTATACATCTTTGATATACAAGAAGATGCCATTAGACAAACGAAGCAGAGACTACATGAACATTTAACACAGGCTGATTTTAATAAGTTAAACCAAAGATTGTTTTTCTATTGTGCTGGTCACCAAGATATGGACATGTATGTTAAAGAACAAGTTAAAGTTATAATGTTTAATCTAGGGTATTTACCAGGTTCACAATCGAAAATCATCACCAAGCCGTACACTACATTAAATGCACTAAAAAAAGGTTTGAAGCTGTTACTTCCTAATGGACTAGTTAGTATAATTTTATATCCTGGACATGATGGTGGACAAGAAGAAGCAGATCTTGTTACAGATTATGTATCACGCTTAAATACATATGAATTTGGAGTTATACAGTACAATAATATTAATAAAGAAAAAGCCCCATATTTAATTGCTATTGAGAAAAAGAGATAG
- a CDS encoding MBL fold metallo-hydrolase, with protein sequence MKLIVLGANSPFPAANGGTSGYLLQTTEGNILIDCGSGVLSYLHNYLPSYELDGVIISHTHADHITDLNVLKYAIDIPIQKKITDKHLYFYGPEEHEQELKCYQYKNSLVFKAYSGEDELSIAGTKVSFCKTIHSIPCYAMKIIYENLTIVYTADTEYSEELISFAKDADFLIAESTMLDKDIKPNSGHLSAKQAAMMASNANVKQLLLTHLWPYYDDIQYLNEAQQYYTGPITIAERGQEYYIK encoded by the coding sequence ATGAAATTAATAGTATTAGGGGCTAATAGTCCATTCCCAGCTGCCAATGGAGGAACTTCTGGCTATTTACTTCAGACAACTGAAGGAAATATATTAATTGATTGTGGAAGCGGTGTACTGAGCTATCTACATAATTATTTGCCTAGTTACGAATTGGACGGCGTAATCATTTCACACACTCATGCTGATCACATAACTGATTTGAATGTTCTTAAATATGCTATAGATATTCCAATTCAGAAAAAAATCACTGATAAACACCTGTATTTTTATGGTCCTGAAGAACATGAACAGGAATTGAAGTGTTATCAATATAAGAACAGCTTAGTATTCAAAGCTTATTCAGGCGAAGACGAGCTTTCAATAGCTGGCACTAAAGTTTCTTTTTGTAAAACAATACACTCTATACCTTGCTACGCAATGAAAATTATTTATGAAAATTTAACAATTGTTTATACCGCTGACACAGAATACTCAGAAGAGTTAATTAGTTTTGCTAAAGATGCGGATTTCTTAATAGCTGAATCTACAATGTTAGATAAAGATATTAAACCAAATAGCGGGCATTTAAGTGCTAAGCAAGCGGCAATGATGGCAAGTAATGCAAATGTCAAACAATTATTATTAACACATCTATGGCCGTATTATGATGATATTCAGTACTTGAATGAGGCACAACAATACTATACTGGCCCTATAACAATTGCAGAAAGAGGTCAGGAGTATTATATAAAATGA
- a CDS encoding phosphate propanoyltransferase, producing the protein MQVPVGISNRHIHLSDREVTILFGDDYELTPFKPLSQPGQYAAEEVVTVRGPKGSIEKVRVLGPTRRQTQLEISRTDCFTLGVKPPVRDSGDLQGSESIEIIGPKGSVTIEEGVIIAQRHIHMHTKDAENYGLEDKDRVYVRTGGDRSIIFENVLIRVGDTFSLEFHVDTDEGNAASLKNGQLVEIVSIHILR; encoded by the coding sequence ATGCAAGTGCCAGTTGGGATTTCGAATCGACATATACATTTATCTGATAGAGAAGTAACGATATTATTTGGTGATGATTATGAATTAACACCTTTTAAACCTCTATCGCAACCTGGGCAGTATGCAGCCGAGGAAGTCGTGACCGTTAGAGGACCTAAAGGCTCTATTGAAAAGGTACGTGTTCTGGGACCAACACGTAGACAAACACAGCTTGAGATTTCTAGAACTGACTGTTTTACACTTGGTGTAAAACCACCAGTCAGGGATTCAGGTGATTTACAGGGAAGTGAATCTATAGAAATTATTGGTCCTAAGGGTAGTGTTACCATAGAAGAAGGTGTTATAATAGCACAAAGGCATATACACATGCATACTAAGGATGCAGAGAACTATGGATTAGAAGATAAGGATAGAGTTTATGTTAGGACTGGTGGGGATCGGTCAATTATTTTTGAGAATGTCCTTATTCGAGTGGGCGATACTTTCTCCTTAGAATTTCATGTAGATACTGATGAAGGCAATGCAGCTTCATTAAAAAATGGACAACTTGTAGAAATTGTAAGTATCCATATCCTTCGTTGA
- a CDS encoding NAD(P)H-dependent glycerol-3-phosphate dehydrogenase yields the protein MNNEVVVIGAGSWGTALSLVLAENKNKVTLWTRTSEHAAFLNKHHINPKYLKDVKIPDSVIATSDLEQAVKGKKFVVLVTPSHSLEKLLPEINQYITNETIIIHAIKGIDPVSLKRVSEIILECLPNLNANRLAVLSGPSHAEEVALKKPTTVVIASAISSTAEHAQDLFINKHFRVYTNTDVIGVELGGALKNIIALGAGISDGLGFGDNAKAALMTRGLTEITRLGVYLGAEPTTFSGLAGIGDLIVTCTSIHSRNYRAGKLIGLGNSLEETLEQMEMVVEGVRTTKAAYILSQKNSVDMPITSQLYKLLFENKDAKEAVEDLMARVKKDEHDDYK from the coding sequence ATGAATAATGAAGTAGTTGTTATAGGTGCGGGTAGCTGGGGTACAGCTTTGTCACTTGTACTTGCAGAAAACAAAAATAAAGTTACATTATGGACTAGAACAAGTGAACATGCAGCTTTTTTAAATAAGCATCATATAAATCCTAAATATTTGAAGGATGTAAAAATACCTGACTCAGTTATAGCAACGTCTGACCTTGAACAGGCTGTAAAAGGCAAAAAATTTGTGGTTTTGGTTACACCTTCTCATTCATTAGAGAAGTTACTACCAGAAATTAATCAATACATTACTAATGAAACAATAATTATACACGCCATTAAAGGAATAGATCCAGTATCCTTAAAACGCGTCTCAGAAATAATATTAGAATGTTTACCAAACCTTAACGCTAATCGGTTAGCTGTACTATCAGGCCCAAGCCATGCTGAAGAAGTTGCATTAAAGAAGCCAACTACGGTTGTTATAGCCTCAGCTATCAGCAGCACGGCAGAGCATGCTCAGGATTTATTTATAAATAAGCATTTTCGTGTATACACGAATACGGATGTAATTGGCGTTGAGCTAGGCGGAGCACTAAAAAATATTATTGCATTAGGTGCTGGAATATCTGATGGTTTAGGGTTTGGAGATAATGCAAAAGCTGCTCTAATGACTAGAGGTTTAACTGAAATTACCAGGCTAGGTGTTTATTTGGGCGCTGAGCCTACTACATTTTCTGGACTTGCAGGTATTGGAGATTTAATTGTAACTTGTACAAGTATTCACAGTAGAAATTATCGGGCAGGAAAGCTAATTGGTCTTGGTAATAGTCTGGAAGAGACCTTAGAACAAATGGAAATGGTTGTTGAAGGAGTTCGTACAACTAAGGCAGCGTATATTCTATCTCAAAAGAATAGTGTTGATATGCCAATCACATCCCAGCTTTATAAATTATTATTTGAAAATAAAGATGCTAAAGAAGCTGTAGAAGATTTAATGGCTAGAGTAAAAAAAGATGAACATGATGATTATAAGTAA
- the plsY gene encoding glycerol-3-phosphate 1-O-acyltransferase PlsY: MLMLVAILIGYLVGSVSFSYIIGKLWKGIDIRQHGSGNAGATNTLRVLGTVPGIIVLLLDGFKGALAVVIALYISNNDPITMIVAGIAAIIGHNWPIYLKFQGGKGVATTIGVVASLVFIPALLSALIAIVFLALTRYVSLASIIFTVLIPIFILLLDYPITYFVFTIIMAILVCVRHIENIKRLIKGTERKIGERTS, translated from the coding sequence ATGTTAATGCTTGTAGCTATTTTAATAGGCTATTTAGTGGGTAGTGTTAGCTTTAGTTATATAATAGGCAAGCTATGGAAAGGCATTGATATTAGACAGCATGGTAGCGGAAATGCAGGTGCAACAAATACGCTTAGAGTGTTAGGTACTGTTCCAGGTATAATTGTCCTGCTGCTAGATGGCTTTAAGGGTGCACTTGCAGTAGTAATAGCATTATATATATCCAATAATGATCCAATTACAATGATAGTTGCTGGAATAGCTGCGATTATAGGTCATAATTGGCCGATTTATCTAAAATTCCAAGGTGGAAAAGGTGTTGCAACAACCATTGGTGTTGTTGCTAGTTTGGTGTTTATACCAGCGTTGTTATCAGCTCTAATTGCGATTGTTTTTTTAGCGCTTACTCGTTATGTATCTCTTGCATCTATAATTTTCACTGTTTTAATTCCTATATTTATACTTTTATTAGACTATCCAATCACATATTTTGTGTTTACTATTATTATGGCGATTTTGGTTTGCGTGAGACACATTGAGAATATAAAAAGATTAATTAAAGGAACCGAACGTAAAATCGGTGAACGCACGTCTTAG
- the der gene encoding ribosome biogenesis GTPase Der, whose product MRKPVVAIVGRPNVGKSMLFNRIVGERVAIVENEPGVTRDRLYASAEWVGREFNLIDTGGIEIDDDDKIINQIRVQAEIAIDEADVIVFAVDGTTGITNSDQEVAKILYKSNKPIVLAVNKVDNPELIHNTIEFYALGLGEPHGVSSIHGLGIGDLLDSVIGHFKDEDTSGVDDDIIRVAIIGRPNVGKSSLVNAILGEDRVIVSDIAGTTRDAIDTKFKADGQEYILIDTAGIRKRGKVYEKVEKYSVLRAMSAIESADVCLIVIDGSKGIIEQDKKIAGYAHEAGRACIFVVNKWDIVEKDDKTYDQFAKKIRDNFLFMDYAPIVFLSALTKKRLHTLIPMIKFASEQHSLRVETHLLNECLRDALAINPPPTDKGRRLKILYMTQVSVKPPTFVIFVNDQELLHFSYERFLINKIRERFNFEATPIRFIIREKN is encoded by the coding sequence TTGCGTAAACCAGTAGTTGCAATTGTTGGAAGACCGAATGTTGGCAAATCTATGCTTTTTAATCGAATTGTAGGGGAAAGGGTAGCAATTGTCGAAAATGAGCCAGGGGTAACAAGGGATCGTTTATACGCTAGTGCAGAATGGGTTGGAAGAGAATTCAATCTTATTGATACAGGCGGTATAGAAATAGATGATGATGATAAAATAATAAATCAAATTCGGGTACAAGCAGAAATTGCCATAGATGAAGCTGACGTCATTGTGTTTGCAGTAGATGGTACTACAGGAATAACTAACTCTGACCAAGAGGTTGCCAAAATTCTATATAAGAGTAATAAACCTATAGTTTTGGCAGTAAATAAAGTAGATAACCCGGAACTAATTCATAATACTATAGAATTCTATGCACTTGGCTTAGGTGAGCCGCATGGAGTATCATCAATACATGGTTTAGGTATAGGAGACCTATTAGACTCGGTAATAGGTCATTTTAAAGATGAAGATACAAGCGGTGTAGATGATGATATAATACGTGTCGCTATTATAGGACGACCTAACGTTGGAAAATCTTCACTTGTTAATGCTATCTTAGGTGAAGATAGGGTTATAGTTAGTGATATTGCAGGCACTACGCGTGATGCCATAGATACAAAATTCAAGGCAGATGGACAAGAGTATATACTTATTGATACCGCGGGTATTCGTAAGCGGGGAAAAGTTTATGAAAAAGTAGAAAAGTATAGTGTGCTTAGAGCCATGTCAGCAATAGAAAGCGCTGACGTTTGTCTAATAGTAATAGATGGTTCTAAAGGGATTATTGAACAAGATAAAAAGATTGCTGGGTATGCCCATGAGGCTGGAAGAGCTTGTATTTTTGTCGTCAATAAATGGGATATCGTAGAAAAAGATGATAAAACATATGATCAGTTTGCAAAAAAAATACGTGATAACTTCTTATTTATGGACTATGCACCAATTGTGTTTTTATCAGCATTAACAAAAAAACGATTACATACATTAATTCCAATGATTAAATTCGCATCTGAGCAGCATTCTCTAAGGGTAGAGACTCACTTATTAAATGAATGCTTACGTGATGCCTTGGCTATCAACCCACCACCAACAGATAAGGGAAGACGACTAAAAATATTATATATGACACAGGTTTCTGTTAAGCCTCCTACATTTGTTATATTTGTTAACGATCAAGAATTGCTTCATTTCTCATATGAGAGGTTTTTAATTAATAAAATTAGAGAAAGATTTAATTTCGAAGCAACACCAATTCGCTTTATAATTCGAGAGAAAAATTAG
- a CDS encoding DUF512 domain-containing protein, whose amino-acid sequence MGKIAKIYPGSLANELDLSINDEVLSINGQKIHDILDYHVLMSDEYVEIEVKKTNGEQIIYEVDKEEDELLGVAWQHPTIDKIKLCHNKCIFCFVDQIPKNMRKTLQFRDDDYRLSFLHGNYITLTNVNETDLKRIVALRLSPINISVHTTNSQLRKDMLGNKKAAEILEQIKYLADHDIEMHTQVVLCPSINDDKELENTISDLRGFFPKVKTLSIVPVGLTDFRNQLHDIKPLTEYDAIKTIEIIESWQNRNLEEFNNAFVYGADELYVLANKEVPEAKYYDGFEQTENGVGLIRLFLDELNCNAEGLSKIDSTKKFLILTGSSAQSTIETTINIITEKTSLDINYLVIPNRFYGDKVTVTGLITGYDIIEELQNNKKIKYMDYDEIIIPDIMLKEDDNIFLDNIHVSEVEKQIGKKLTIVATNASGLIESVTQQPLTNRFQKQANKEYQLRSQRYERCDFFA is encoded by the coding sequence ATGGGGAAAATAGCGAAAATTTATCCAGGAAGTCTAGCGAATGAGTTGGATTTATCCATAAATGATGAAGTGTTATCAATAAATGGACAAAAAATCCATGATATTCTGGACTACCATGTATTAATGAGCGATGAATATGTTGAAATAGAAGTAAAAAAAACTAATGGTGAACAAATTATCTATGAGGTTGACAAGGAAGAAGATGAATTGCTTGGGGTAGCATGGCAGCACCCCACAATAGATAAAATTAAACTTTGTCATAATAAATGTATTTTTTGCTTCGTTGATCAAATCCCAAAGAATATGCGAAAAACCTTACAATTTAGAGATGATGATTATCGCTTATCATTTCTCCATGGTAATTATATTACACTTACAAATGTAAATGAAACGGACTTAAAGCGAATTGTTGCATTAAGACTATCTCCTATTAACATTTCAGTACATACGACAAATTCACAATTACGCAAAGATATGCTCGGAAACAAAAAAGCTGCTGAAATATTAGAGCAAATAAAATATTTGGCTGATCATGACATTGAGATGCATACACAGGTTGTACTATGTCCTTCAATTAATGACGATAAAGAACTTGAGAATACTATAAGTGATTTAAGGGGATTTTTCCCTAAAGTAAAAACTTTATCGATTGTACCTGTAGGATTAACTGATTTTAGAAATCAATTACATGATATTAAGCCGTTAACAGAGTATGATGCCATCAAAACAATAGAAATTATTGAATCCTGGCAGAACAGAAATTTAGAGGAATTCAACAATGCATTTGTCTATGGAGCAGATGAATTATATGTTTTAGCTAATAAAGAAGTTCCTGAGGCTAAATATTATGATGGGTTTGAGCAAACTGAAAATGGAGTAGGTTTAATTCGACTCTTTTTAGACGAATTAAATTGTAACGCTGAAGGTTTGTCAAAAATAGACTCTACAAAGAAATTTTTGATTCTTACTGGGAGCTCGGCTCAAAGCACAATTGAAACAACCATAAACATAATCACTGAAAAAACCTCACTCGACATTAATTATCTTGTAATACCAAATCGTTTTTACGGTGATAAAGTTACGGTTACTGGTTTAATTACAGGTTATGATATAATTGAGGAATTACAAAATAATAAAAAAATTAAATATATGGATTATGATGAAATAATAATTCCAGATATAATGTTAAAGGAAGATGATAATATTTTTTTAGATAATATACATGTATCAGAGGTAGAGAAACAAATTGGGAAAAAGCTTACCATTGTAGCGACAAATGCCAGTGGCTTGATTGAAAGTGTTACTCAGCAGCCATTAACAAATCGTTTTCAAAAACAAGCTAATAAAGAATACCAGTTACGTTCACAGCGTTATGAAAGGTGTGATTTTTTTGCGTAA
- a CDS encoding small, acid-soluble spore protein, alpha/beta type encodes MNIEFDNLSELDRERLKYELAKNIGVKKYLGDDWGDISSKQCGIIGQKMRGIKKRVKK; translated from the coding sequence ATGAACATAGAATTTGATAATTTATCAGAATTAGATCGTGAACGACTTAAGTATGAATTAGCTAAGAATATAGGTGTTAAAAAGTATTTGGGAGATGATTGGGGAGACATATCTTCTAAACAATGCGGTATAATAGGCCAAAAAATGAGAGGCATAAAGAAGAGGGTTAAAAAATGA
- a CDS encoding bifunctional 4-hydroxy-3-methylbut-2-enyl diphosphate reductase/30S ribosomal protein S1: MVIKIAQYAGFCKGVKRAIDTAKDIGNEYGKALTLGPIVHNQFVVDYLAQFGVGAIDSIDYLDQVEKNTAIVLRSHGVGKAVYDRLEKEQIQYVDATCPFVKAVHKLAYKAYTENKDVIIVGDPTHPEVIGILGWTDNKGYVLKNADNIKDLPKLNRDIVVVAQTTQTDENWKEITNTLKDLYSNIKVYNTICKATSERQSAAIDLAKEVDLMLVVGSQSSSNTMKLAKVCNNQGATTYQIESVADINKNWFFKNMTVGITAGASTPDWVLKEVIQMTEELLNEVNDLKKIEKGEVLKGTVTKIEDNQVTVDVGYKYEGIIPIGELSSLHIETANDAVKEGEQVEVEVLRINDEKSKMILSKKAVDSKNAWQTLQQKYDDKEILEVTVADVVKGGLVVDIGVRGFIPASHVERHFVEDFSDYKGRNLKVKIIEFDQENNKVILSQKVVLDEELETQKKNVIVNLEPGAIIEGTVQRITDFGAFVDIGGVDGLVHVSELAWYRVDHPSDVVKEGDVVKVKILSLDANNERISLSLKSAQPSPWDEINKKFSEGQIAEGIVKRLVSFGAFIELLPGVEGLVHISEISDKHIGAASDVLEVGQQITVKILDINTDEKRISLSIKQTIEPEPTQDNEIDLQKINETTTYTFGEMIGDKLKDLK, encoded by the coding sequence TTGGTTATAAAAATTGCCCAGTATGCTGGCTTTTGTAAAGGGGTAAAGCGAGCAATTGACACAGCTAAAGACATAGGTAATGAATACGGTAAAGCCTTGACATTAGGTCCTATTGTTCATAATCAATTTGTCGTAGATTACCTAGCACAATTTGGTGTTGGCGCTATAGATTCGATTGATTATTTAGATCAAGTTGAGAAAAATACTGCAATAGTACTACGTTCACACGGAGTTGGTAAAGCAGTTTATGATAGACTTGAAAAAGAGCAAATCCAATATGTTGATGCAACATGTCCATTTGTAAAAGCTGTTCACAAACTAGCGTATAAAGCTTATACAGAAAATAAAGACGTAATTATAGTTGGTGATCCAACACATCCTGAAGTAATTGGGATTCTTGGCTGGACAGACAATAAGGGCTACGTGTTAAAGAATGCAGACAATATCAAGGATTTGCCAAAGCTTAATAGAGATATTGTAGTTGTTGCTCAAACTACACAAACAGATGAAAACTGGAAAGAGATAACAAATACCTTGAAAGATTTGTATAGTAACATTAAAGTCTACAATACTATTTGTAAAGCAACATCTGAACGTCAAAGTGCAGCAATTGATTTAGCAAAAGAAGTCGACCTGATGTTAGTAGTAGGTTCCCAAAGCAGCTCTAATACAATGAAGCTAGCCAAAGTGTGTAATAATCAAGGGGCTACAACATATCAAATTGAATCAGTTGCTGATATAAATAAAAATTGGTTTTTCAAGAATATGACAGTTGGAATAACAGCAGGCGCATCTACGCCTGATTGGGTACTTAAGGAGGTTATACAAATGACAGAAGAATTATTAAACGAGGTAAATGACTTAAAAAAAATTGAAAAGGGAGAGGTTTTAAAGGGTACAGTTACAAAGATTGAGGATAATCAAGTGACTGTGGATGTAGGTTATAAGTATGAAGGTATTATACCTATTGGTGAACTTTCTAGCTTACATATTGAAACCGCAAATGATGCAGTTAAAGAAGGCGAACAAGTAGAAGTTGAAGTACTGAGAATTAACGATGAAAAGAGTAAAATGATTTTGTCTAAAAAAGCCGTTGATAGTAAAAATGCTTGGCAGACGCTACAACAAAAATATGACGACAAAGAAATACTAGAGGTTACAGTAGCTGATGTAGTAAAAGGCGGATTAGTAGTAGACATAGGTGTTAGAGGATTTATACCTGCATCACACGTGGAGCGTCATTTTGTAGAAGATTTTAGCGATTACAAAGGGCGTAATTTAAAGGTTAAGATAATTGAGTTTGACCAAGAAAATAATAAAGTCATATTATCACAAAAGGTTGTCCTTGATGAAGAATTAGAAACTCAAAAGAAAAACGTAATAGTAAACCTAGAGCCAGGAGCTATTATTGAAGGTACTGTACAACGTATAACGGATTTTGGAGCATTTGTAGATATCGGAGGGGTAGACGGCTTAGTTCATGTATCTGAGTTAGCATGGTACCGTGTGGATCACCCATCAGATGTTGTTAAAGAAGGTGATGTAGTTAAGGTGAAAATTTTGAGTCTAGACGCTAATAATGAGCGTATTAGCCTAAGCCTTAAATCAGCACAGCCTAGTCCTTGGGACGAAATTAACAAAAAGTTTAGTGAAGGTCAAATAGCTGAAGGTATTGTAAAAAGACTAGTAAGCTTTGGTGCTTTCATAGAACTGCTACCAGGTGTAGAGGGGTTAGTGCACATCTCTGAAATATCTGATAAACATATTGGAGCAGCAAGTGATGTTTTAGAGGTTGGCCAGCAGATTACTGTTAAAATACTAGACATAAATACGGATGAGAAAAGAATTAGTTTAAGCATCAAACAAACTATAGAGCCAGAACCAACACAAGATAACGAAATCGATTTACAAAAAATCAATGAAACTACGACATATACCTTTGGCGAGATGATTGGTGATAAATTAAAAGATTTAAAATAG
- the cmk gene encoding (d)CMP kinase: MSSPLNIAIDGPAGAGKSTVAKKLADKLGAEYTYIDTGALYRAIAYQAIKFNTDLYNEEAVYEIAKSTKLAFDSNNNVLINGEEKSEEIRTPEVSNNVSQVATYPKIRNHILILLRKLAMDGGVVMDGRDIGSFVIPTADVKIFLTADIDQRAKRRASELQQKNFDVDIKVLKQEILLRDQKDSEREQAPLIQAPDAILLDTTNLSINEVVEEINDVCEKVLRSRHVKE; the protein is encoded by the coding sequence ATGTCTTCTCCGTTAAATATAGCAATAGATGGGCCTGCTGGTGCTGGCAAAAGTACAGTCGCTAAAAAATTAGCAGATAAATTAGGTGCAGAATACACTTATATTGATACAGGAGCTCTTTATAGGGCTATTGCATATCAAGCTATTAAATTTAACACAGATCTTTATAATGAAGAGGCAGTGTATGAAATCGCTAAAAGTACAAAGCTTGCATTTGATTCAAATAACAATGTGCTAATAAATGGCGAAGAAAAATCAGAAGAAATTCGTACTCCAGAAGTGAGTAATAATGTTTCACAAGTTGCAACCTATCCTAAAATCAGAAATCATATATTGATTCTACTAAGAAAGTTAGCTATGGATGGTGGCGTAGTTATGGATGGTCGAGATATAGGCTCGTTTGTCATTCCTACGGCTGATGTTAAAATATTTTTAACTGCTGATATTGACCAAAGGGCAAAGCGAAGAGCTTCAGAATTGCAACAAAAGAACTTCGACGTAGATATTAAAGTATTAAAACAAGAAATTTTATTACGAGACCAGAAGGATTCCGAAAGAGAACAAGCACCTTTAATCCAGGCACCAGATGCAATACTTTTAGATACTACTAATCTATCTATAAATGAAGTCGTAGAAGAAATAAATGATGTTTGTGAAAAAGTGCTAAGAAGTAGACATGTTAAGGAGTAA